A region of Mammaliicoccus sp. Dog046 DNA encodes the following proteins:
- a CDS encoding ArsR/SmtB family transcription factor: MSYKELSLQLKILSDPSRLEILDLLSCGELCACDLLAYFQFSQPTLSHHMKILVDNELVSTRKDGTKRMYRLNHKSLDSINNELTYISSPTQQCMCKKIKTGECT; this comes from the coding sequence ATGTCTTATAAGGAACTATCATTACAATTAAAAATTTTATCGGATCCAAGTCGATTAGAAATATTAGACTTATTATCTTGCGGTGAATTATGTGCTTGTGATTTATTAGCGTATTTTCAATTTTCACAACCTACATTAAGTCATCATATGAAAATTCTAGTAGATAATGAATTAGTATCTACACGAAAAGACGGTACTAAGCGCATGTACCGACTTAATCATAAGTCCTTAGATTCAATCAACAATGAATTAACTTATATTAGCTCTCCTACTCAACAATGTATGTGTAAAAAGATAAAGACAGGTGAATGTACATAA
- a CDS encoding heavy metal translocating P-type ATPase has translation MNNNGEEHNHQNHMNHSNHMHHDNHASHHHSGHAHHHGNFKVRFFVSLIFAIPIILLSPMMGVNLPFQFTFPGSEWVVLILSTILFFYGGKPFLSGGKDEIATKKPGMMTLVALGISVAYIYSLYAFYMNNFSSATGHTMDFFWELATLILIMLLGHWIEMNAVGNAGDALKKMAELLPNSAIKVMDNGQREEVKISDIMTDDIVEVKAGESIPTDGIIVQGQTSIDESLVTGESKKVQKNQNDNVIGGSINGSGTIQVKVTAVGEDGYLSQVMGLVNQAQNDKSSAELLSDKVAGYLFYFAVSVGVISFIVWMLIQNDVDFALERLVTVLVIACPHALGLAIPLVTARSTSIGAHNGLIIKNRESVEIAQHIDYVMMDKTGTLTEGNFSVNHYESFKNDLSNDTILSLFASLESQSNHPLAISIVDFAKSKNVSFTNPQDVNNIPGVGLEGLIDNKTYKITNVSYLDKHKLNYDDDLFTKLAQQGNSISYLIEDQQVIGMIAQGDQIKESSKQMVADLLSRNITPVMLTGDNNEVAHAVAKELGISYVHAQLMPEDKESIIKDYQSDGNKVMMVGDGINDAPSLIRADIGIAIGAGTDVAVESADIILVKSNPSDIIHFLTLSNNTMRKMVQNLWWGAGYNIVAVPLAAGVLAFIGLILSPAIGAILMSLSTIIVAINAFTLKLK, from the coding sequence TTGAATAATAATGGTGAAGAGCATAATCATCAAAATCACATGAATCATTCCAATCACATGCATCATGATAACCATGCCTCACATCATCATAGTGGCCATGCACATCATCATGGAAATTTTAAAGTTAGGTTTTTTGTTTCATTAATTTTTGCAATACCTATCATTCTTTTATCGCCAATGATGGGTGTTAACTTACCTTTTCAATTCACATTTCCAGGTTCTGAATGGGTAGTGTTAATATTAAGTACAATTTTATTCTTTTATGGTGGTAAACCGTTCTTGTCTGGTGGTAAAGATGAAATTGCTACAAAAAAACCAGGCATGATGACCTTAGTTGCCCTAGGTATTTCAGTAGCTTATATTTATAGCTTGTATGCTTTTTATATGAATAACTTTAGTAGTGCAACTGGTCATACAATGGACTTTTTTTGGGAATTAGCAACCTTAATTTTAATTATGCTATTAGGACATTGGATAGAAATGAATGCTGTCGGAAATGCTGGAGATGCTTTAAAGAAAATGGCAGAACTGTTACCTAATAGTGCTATTAAAGTTATGGATAATGGCCAACGCGAAGAAGTTAAAATATCAGACATCATGACTGATGATATCGTCGAAGTAAAAGCCGGAGAAAGCATTCCGACAGATGGTATTATCGTTCAAGGACAAACATCTATAGATGAATCCCTAGTCACTGGAGAATCTAAAAAAGTACAAAAAAATCAAAATGACAACGTCATCGGGGGTTCTATTAATGGGTCTGGAACAATACAAGTCAAGGTTACAGCTGTGGGAGAAGATGGATATCTTTCTCAAGTTATGGGACTTGTTAATCAAGCACAAAATGATAAATCTAGTGCTGAATTGTTATCTGATAAAGTAGCGGGTTATTTATTCTACTTTGCTGTAAGTGTTGGCGTGATTTCTTTTATTGTCTGGATGCTCATTCAAAATGATGTTGATTTTGCATTAGAACGTCTTGTAACTGTGTTAGTCATTGCTTGTCCACATGCTTTAGGCTTGGCAATACCTTTAGTCACTGCACGTTCTACTTCAATTGGTGCACATAATGGTTTAATTATTAAAAATAGAGAGTCTGTAGAAATAGCTCAACATATCGATTATGTAATGATGGATAAAACTGGTACTTTAACTGAGGGTAACTTTTCTGTGAATCATTATGAGAGCTTTAAAAATGATTTGAGTAATGATACAATATTAAGCCTTTTCGCCTCATTAGAAAGTCAATCTAATCACCCATTAGCTATAAGTATTGTTGATTTTGCGAAAAGTAAAAATGTTTCATTTACTAATCCACAAGACGTTAATAATATTCCAGGTGTCGGATTAGAAGGTCTAATTGATAATAAAACATATAAAATAACAAATGTCTCTTATCTTGATAAACATAAACTTAATTATGACGATGACTTATTTACTAAATTAGCTCAACAAGGTAATTCAATCAGCTATTTAATTGAGGATCAACAAGTCATTGGCATGATTGCTCAAGGAGATCAAATTAAAGAAAGCTCAAAACAAATGGTAGCTGATTTACTATCAAGAAATATTACACCAGTCATGCTTACAGGTGACAATAATGAAGTGGCACACGCTGTCGCAAAAGAATTAGGTATTAGTTATGTCCACGCACAACTCATGCCAGAAGATAAGGAAAGCATTATAAAAGATTATCAAAGTGACGGTAATAAAGTCATGATGGTCGGAGACGGTATCAATGACGCACCAAGTCTTATAAGAGCAGATATTGGTATTGCAATTGGCGCAGGAACGGATGTAGCAGTTGAGTCAGCTGATATTATACTCGTTAAAAGTAATCCATCAGATATTATCCATTTCTTGACCCTCTCAAATAATACTATGAGAAAAATGGTGCAAAACTTATGGTGGGGTGCAGGTTATAATATTGTTGCTGTACCTTTAGCAGCCGGTGTTTTAGCATTTATTGGTTTGATTTTATCACCTGCAATAGGTGCTATTTTAATGTCATTAAGTACGATTATCGTTGCAATTAATGCCTTTACATTAAAATTAAAATAA
- a CDS encoding YdhK family protein — translation MIKKLFFMILGSLLILSACSNNDEKDKDTNDQKSESHMKHNDESKVPEGMKSTNEGEFKVGDKVTITAGHMPGMKGAEATVKGAYKTYAYVVSYKPTNGNEKVNNHKWVVNEEIKDAPKDGFSKGDTVKLEASHMSGMKGATANIDNVKKTTVYVVDYKSKDNGKIIKNHKWMTGNELKAR, via the coding sequence ATGATTAAAAAATTATTTTTTATGATATTAGGATCATTACTAATATTATCAGCTTGCTCCAATAATGATGAAAAAGATAAAGACACTAATGACCAAAAAAGTGAGAGCCATATGAAGCATAATGATGAAAGTAAAGTTCCTGAAGGTATGAAATCGACTAATGAGGGTGAATTTAAAGTAGGAGATAAAGTAACGATTACAGCAGGGCATATGCCAGGTATGAAAGGTGCAGAAGCTACTGTAAAAGGTGCGTATAAAACATATGCTTATGTTGTAAGTTATAAACCCACAAATGGAAATGAAAAAGTAAACAATCATAAATGGGTCGTAAACGAAGAGATCAAAGATGCACCTAAAGATGGATTTAGTAAGGGCGATACTGTTAAATTAGAAGCAAGTCATATGTCTGGTATGAAAGGTGCTACAGCCAATATAGATAACGTGAAAAAGACTACTGTTTACGTAGTTGATTACAAATCCAAAGATAATGGTAAAATCATTAAAAATCATAAATGGATGACAGGAAATGAACTGAAAGCACGATAA
- a CDS encoding IS3 family transposase (programmed frameshift) codes for MRRERREYSNEFKQQMVDLYLNEKPRSEIIREYDLTPSVLDRWVQQAKTSGSFEHKDNLTKEQKKMMELEKENKQLKMENDIFKASRADNRTKIDVINENTHKYSVSAMCKVLQMPRSTYYYHQNNQHKVNKENNDEILADEIEDIFISNRRCYGTRKIKIALTKRGLYVSRRKIGVLMKQRNLVSTYTKMKFKVTSSKVKQSTTKNHLNRNFKKHKQYKYIVSDLTYVRVDNRWHYVCLFSDLYNREIIGYSVGQRKNADLVFKALASIETNLFNISYIHTDRGREFDNQLIDKVIDVFNINRSLSRKGNPYDNAVAETIFKAVKTEFINTTRFYTIEQLEIELKLYINWYNNERLHAGLNYQTPTSYKLMNSV; via the exons ATGAGAAGAGAGCGTAGAGAATACAGTAATGAATTCAAACAGCAAATGGTTGATTTATATCTTAATGAAAAACCAAGATCTGAAATTATTAGAGAATATGATTTAACCCCATCTGTATTAGATAGATGGGTTCAACAAGCAAAAACCTCTGGTTCTTTTGAGCACAAAGATAATCTTACAAAAGAACAAAAGAAAATGATGGAACTAGAAAAAGAAAATAAACAGCTAAAAATGGAAAACGATATTT TTAAAGCAAGCCGCGCTGATAATCGGACGAAAATAGATGTGATAAATGAGAATACTCACAAATATTCAGTATCAGCAATGTGCAAAGTCCTACAAATGCCAAGAAGTACCTACTATTACCACCAAAATAACCAACATAAAGTTAATAAAGAAAACAATGATGAGATATTAGCAGATGAAATTGAAGATATATTCATCTCTAATAGACGTTGTTACGGTACACGTAAAATAAAGATTGCTTTAACGAAACGAGGACTATATGTGTCTAGGCGTAAGATTGGTGTATTGATGAAACAAAGAAACTTAGTTTCTACTTATACAAAGATGAAATTTAAAGTAACATCAAGCAAGGTAAAGCAATCTACTACCAAGAATCATTTAAATCGTAACTTTAAAAAACATAAACAGTATAAATACATTGTTTCAGATTTAACTTATGTCCGTGTGGACAATAGATGGCATTATGTATGCTTATTTAGTGATTTATATAATCGTGAGATTATAGGCTATAGTGTAGGACAACGCAAAAACGCTGACTTAGTATTCAAAGCATTAGCAAGTATAGAAACAAATCTATTTAATATAAGCTATATCCATACAGATAGAGGACGAGAATTTGATAATCAATTAATCGATAAAGTAATTGATGTATTCAATATTAACCGTTCTTTAAGCCGTAAGGGAAATCCATATGATAACGCAGTAGCAGAAACAATATTTAAAGCAGTAAAGACAGAATTCATAAATACTACTAGATTCTATACGATAGAACAATTAGAGATTGAATTAAAATTGTATATAAATTGGTATAACAATGAAAGATTACATGCAGGATTAAATTATCAAACACCAACCTCTTATAAACTTATGAATTCTGTCTAA
- a CDS encoding NADH dehydrogenase subunit 5 yields the protein MIGLLVLFFISIGLALISSIIYLVPKVAKAYINVHLVIAFIPVLISLIGLCMTSGNVYIGFWHLDKLSWLLALFILSIGLIIQRFSVRYLDGDAQYRKYFSLFTFMTVFASVGWLSNDLRLMAILWGLTLFCLTRLIGLNKQWHITKRLAKSTSMIFIVSWIALVIAIILTYNVTGEWQQSTIFSESHLDQFDSWQGVVIQLMLVISVIIPAAQWPFHRWLIESVAAPTPVSAIMHAGIVNVGGVILTRFAPIFTNEWIIGLLIIIATISVLMGAGISLVHVDYKRQLVGSTIGQMGFMLIQCALGVYSAAIVHLMLHGLFKATLFLRSGSAVRTFDMPSRMNESVSYIWVLVGRLLSIMIGIIFWLMDPTSSYQIISALILAWSLSVSWTQLVAYGEGKLGRIIGLLALLIVGLSYFGVHHLFHDLLHQYATNVNHTPIFAVIIMIVLLLIGSALNLWVARNHSSKIVTIIYLWIVHLGESNVQNIETHPRYLKNHTFKGGYQHDANN from the coding sequence ATGATAGGTTTATTAGTATTATTTTTTATTTCAATTGGATTGGCGCTTATAAGTAGCATCATATATTTAGTGCCAAAAGTGGCAAAGGCATATATTAATGTTCACTTAGTAATTGCATTTATACCAGTGCTTATCTCATTAATTGGGTTGTGTATGACAAGCGGAAATGTATATATAGGATTTTGGCATTTAGATAAATTGTCATGGTTGCTCGCACTCTTTATTTTGAGTATTGGTCTTATTATTCAAAGGTTTTCCGTACGTTATTTAGATGGAGATGCACAGTATCGTAAATATTTTTCATTATTTACATTTATGACGGTATTTGCTTCAGTTGGTTGGTTAAGTAATGATTTAAGATTAATGGCGATATTATGGGGGTTAACATTATTTTGTTTAACGCGTTTAATCGGTTTAAACAAACAATGGCACATTACGAAACGTTTAGCGAAAAGTACTAGCATGATCTTTATCGTTAGTTGGATTGCTTTAGTAATAGCGATTATACTGACATACAATGTAACGGGTGAATGGCAACAGTCTACTATATTTAGTGAAAGCCATCTTGACCAATTTGATTCGTGGCAAGGTGTGGTTATTCAGTTGATGTTAGTGATATCGGTCATCATTCCAGCAGCTCAGTGGCCATTTCATAGATGGCTAATAGAATCTGTAGCGGCACCAACTCCTGTTTCAGCGATTATGCATGCCGGTATTGTAAATGTAGGTGGTGTTATTTTAACGAGATTTGCACCGATTTTTACAAATGAATGGATAATTGGGTTACTTATCATTATCGCAACGATTTCTGTATTGATGGGAGCAGGCATTAGTTTAGTACATGTGGATTACAAAAGGCAGTTAGTAGGTTCAACGATTGGACAGATGGGCTTTATGCTTATCCAATGTGCTTTAGGTGTTTATTCAGCAGCTATCGTTCATCTTATGTTACATGGATTATTTAAAGCGACATTATTTTTACGTTCTGGTTCTGCTGTAAGAACTTTTGATATGCCTTCAAGAATGAATGAAAGTGTGTCATATATATGGGTTCTAGTTGGTCGATTATTATCAATTATGATTGGTATTATCTTTTGGCTTATGGATCCGACAAGTAGTTACCAAATCATTAGTGCGCTTATTTTAGCTTGGTCATTATCTGTTTCATGGACACAACTAGTCGCATATGGTGAGGGCAAGTTAGGTAGAATCATTGGATTATTAGCACTTTTAATTGTTGGTTTATCTTACTTTGGTGTACATCATTTATTCCATGATTTGTTACATCAATACGCTACAAATGTGAATCATACACCTATATTTGCAGTCATTATCATGATTGTATTGCTTTTAATAGGAAGTGCACTGAACTTGTGGGTTGCAAGAAATCATTCATCTAAAATTGTCACGATTATATATTTATGGATTGTACATTTAGGTGAATCAAATGTGCAAAATATTGAAACGCATCCACGCTATTTGAAAAATCATACGTTTAAAGGAGGTTATCAACATGACGCAAACAATTGA
- a CDS encoding DUF2309 domain-containing protein → MTQTIELQNDITYSIKEASRVITPLSPINIFAARNPWVGLEDRTFEDVARWFQKVQNVDLYPNESLLFAAIENGEIKQEYIEERLSAWLSNDNTPLNKVMLREYAESILFNRTHKVNLNEQDQKQLRTSLENVELSKQKDVDIILSTRIEQYSGQAYLDKLDAQMIKWSKLYLDDNQSGWAIHKDGKGFFKNWKRLAHLDPALSKAERHKIKMLPSTSIETIESCLDKLGISEVQVQTYLEIHLLALPGWAGMMLWKDERLNLLTDYLAIRLALEWTLMSEKAQEQQHTAEDMSQVLSWFESGILTLENWFALSQGEREDYVTFAHQFDRITQHKLLLEAWEDTYESQLQSEIQSHIPHEEDKAFVEAQLAFCIDTRSEPFRRQLEMEGPFETIGIAGFFGLPIEKCELGHQHTHNALPVMNKPQHKIYEYEDAPQSNHYVEKKKSISSIFYTFKKMKQNVLPSLLLPELTGSWLSVQTIARSFMPKRTGDLVNRFNKNLMNKPETKLSIDHASNRFGDLPIGFTKHEQLTYVREALKLMDLTEDFAPLVVICGHGSHSANNPYAASLDCGACGGSASGFNGKVLATLCNLPEVREGLKSNNIIIPEDTVFVAAEHSTTTDQLEWLYVPELSNQAERALEKLKSALPKASQEANRLRLEDIPGMEHSNAQSITKAEQLASDWSEIRPEWGLARNATFVIGKRTLTEQSQLNGRAFLHNYDWTKDHDGEILNTILSGPATVAQWINLQYYASTVAPYYYGSGNKITQTVTSGIGVMQGNGSDLLTGLPWQSVMKADGEYYHAPIRLLVVIQAPNDYIRKLLNENTALNTKVKNDWLLLSSIDENGEWHKW, encoded by the coding sequence ATGACGCAAACAATTGAATTACAAAATGACATCACATATTCAATTAAAGAGGCGAGTCGTGTCATAACACCACTTTCTCCTATTAATATATTTGCAGCAAGAAATCCTTGGGTGGGTTTAGAAGATCGTACTTTTGAAGATGTCGCGAGATGGTTTCAAAAGGTACAGAATGTCGATTTGTATCCGAACGAAAGTTTATTATTTGCTGCAATCGAAAATGGAGAAATTAAACAAGAATATATAGAAGAACGGTTATCGGCATGGCTATCGAATGATAATACGCCATTAAATAAAGTGATGTTAAGAGAATACGCTGAAAGTATCTTGTTTAATAGAACTCACAAAGTAAATCTTAATGAACAAGATCAAAAGCAATTAAGAACGTCATTAGAAAATGTTGAACTGAGTAAACAAAAAGATGTTGACATTATTTTAAGTACGCGTATTGAACAATATTCTGGACAGGCATATTTAGATAAGTTGGATGCACAAATGATTAAGTGGAGTAAATTATATCTTGATGATAATCAATCAGGATGGGCAATCCATAAAGATGGTAAAGGTTTCTTTAAAAATTGGAAAAGGTTAGCTCATTTGGATCCCGCTTTATCGAAAGCAGAGAGACATAAAATAAAAATGCTACCATCAACATCTATTGAAACAATAGAAAGCTGTTTAGACAAACTAGGTATATCAGAAGTACAAGTACAAACATATCTTGAAATACACTTGTTGGCTTTACCAGGGTGGGCAGGTATGATGCTTTGGAAAGACGAACGTTTAAACTTGCTGACAGATTATTTAGCCATAAGATTGGCTTTGGAATGGACATTGATGAGTGAGAAAGCTCAAGAGCAACAACATACTGCAGAAGATATGTCTCAAGTGCTATCTTGGTTTGAAAGTGGAATCTTAACGTTGGAAAATTGGTTCGCATTATCTCAAGGTGAACGAGAAGATTATGTAACATTTGCGCATCAATTTGATCGCATTACACAACATAAATTATTGCTAGAAGCTTGGGAAGATACGTATGAGTCGCAATTACAAAGTGAAATTCAATCTCATATCCCTCATGAAGAGGATAAAGCATTTGTCGAGGCACAGCTTGCTTTTTGTATTGATACACGGTCGGAACCTTTTAGAAGGCAATTAGAAATGGAAGGTCCTTTCGAAACGATCGGTATCGCTGGATTCTTTGGCTTACCAATTGAAAAGTGTGAACTCGGACATCAACATACACATAATGCTTTACCAGTTATGAATAAACCGCAACATAAGATTTATGAATATGAAGATGCTCCCCAATCCAATCATTACGTTGAAAAGAAAAAAAGTATTTCGTCAATATTTTATACATTTAAAAAAATGAAACAAAATGTATTACCAAGTTTATTGCTTCCAGAATTAACAGGTTCATGGCTAAGCGTACAAACGATTGCGAGAAGCTTTATGCCTAAACGTACTGGTGATTTGGTCAATCGATTTAATAAAAATCTTATGAATAAGCCGGAAACGAAACTTTCTATAGATCATGCGTCAAATCGGTTTGGTGATTTACCTATTGGGTTTACGAAACATGAACAGCTTACTTACGTAAGAGAAGCATTGAAATTAATGGATTTAACGGAAGATTTTGCGCCATTAGTTGTCATTTGCGGACATGGTAGTCATAGTGCAAACAACCCTTATGCAGCTTCATTAGATTGTGGCGCGTGTGGTGGATCAGCGAGTGGTTTTAATGGGAAAGTATTAGCGACTTTATGTAATTTGCCTGAAGTTAGAGAAGGACTCAAAAGCAATAACATTATAATTCCGGAAGATACAGTATTTGTTGCTGCTGAACATAGCACGACAACAGATCAATTAGAATGGCTTTATGTACCCGAACTCTCGAATCAAGCTGAGCGTGCTTTAGAAAAATTAAAATCAGCTTTGCCTAAAGCTAGTCAAGAAGCAAATCGTTTAAGACTTGAAGATATTCCGGGCATGGAACATTCAAATGCACAATCCATAACTAAAGCAGAACAGTTAGCAAGTGACTGGAGTGAAATCCGACCAGAATGGGGATTAGCTAGAAATGCAACGTTTGTTATTGGTAAGAGAACATTAACAGAGCAATCTCAATTAAATGGTCGTGCATTCCTGCATAATTATGACTGGACGAAAGATCATGACGGTGAAATTTTAAATACGATTTTAAGTGGGCCAGCGACAGTTGCTCAATGGATTAACTTACAATATTATGCTTCAACTGTTGCACCTTACTATTACGGAAGCGGCAATAAAATCACACAAACGGTGACGAGCGGCATTGGTGTCATGCAAGGAAATGGTAGTGATTTACTGACAGGTTTACCTTGGCAATCAGTTATGAAAGCTGATGGGGAATATTATCATGCACCGATTCGATTATTAGTTGTGATACAAGCGCCGAATGATTACATTCGTAAATTGCTCAATGAAAATACTGCGCTTAACACAAAAGTAAAAAATGATTGGTTATTGCTATCAAGTATAGATGAAAATGGTGAATGGCATAAATGGTAA
- a CDS encoding DUF2294 domain-containing protein codes for MEMTKGACESKISKAITQWEKEYLGRGSLSVKTDIIRDMIIVDLQGVLTPAEYSVCKTQEGLLSIKRTRSKLVESDMDYLYQMIFEITQQDVKSFHTDLSSRTGERMMIFKMHHNIEEQFNK; via the coding sequence ATGGAAATGACAAAAGGAGCATGTGAATCAAAAATTAGTAAAGCCATTACACAATGGGAAAAAGAATATTTAGGTAGAGGATCTCTATCTGTAAAGACAGATATTATTAGAGATATGATTATTGTTGATTTACAAGGTGTGCTTACACCTGCAGAGTATAGCGTTTGTAAAACGCAAGAAGGTTTACTGAGTATAAAACGTACACGTTCAAAATTAGTAGAATCAGATATGGATTATTTATATCAAATGATATTTGAAATTACACAACAAGACGTCAAAAGTTTCCATACAGATTTAAGTTCACGAACAGGTGAACGTATGATGATTTTTAAAATGCATCATAATATAGAAGAACAATTTAATAAATAA
- a CDS encoding Gfo/Idh/MocA family oxidoreductase, giving the protein MSLNVGIIGCGGIANGKHLPSLQKINEVNIVAFCDIDIEKAQVAAKEYGTENAKVYEDYQSLLKDDAIDVIHVCTPNSSHKELTVASLDAGKHVMCEKPMAKTTEEAQEMIEAAKGNGKKLTIGYQNRFRPDSQYLHKATERGDLGDIYFGKAHAIRRRAVPTWGVFLDEEQQGGGPLIDIGTHALDLTLWMMDNYEPESVMGSTFHKLGKKENAANAWGPWEPEKFKVEDSAFGFIKMKNGATIMLESSWALNSLEVNEAKCSLSGTEGGADMKDGLRIHGEDFGSLYTTQVELENKGVDFYEGEKVDEAEVEARSWIDSILNDTDPVVKPEQAIVITQILEALYESAKTGKAVYFD; this is encoded by the coding sequence ATGAGTTTGAATGTAGGAATTATTGGTTGTGGTGGTATTGCGAATGGCAAGCATTTACCGAGTTTACAAAAAATAAATGAAGTGAACATTGTTGCTTTTTGTGATATCGATATTGAAAAAGCACAAGTGGCAGCTAAGGAATATGGTACGGAGAATGCGAAAGTTTATGAAGATTACCAATCACTCTTAAAGGATGATGCTATTGATGTCATTCATGTATGTACACCGAACAGTTCTCATAAGGAATTAACGGTTGCGTCATTAGATGCAGGTAAACATGTTATGTGTGAAAAACCTATGGCTAAGACGACAGAAGAGGCTCAAGAAATGATTGAAGCGGCTAAAGGTAATGGTAAGAAACTTACGATTGGTTATCAAAATAGATTTAGACCTGACAGTCAATATTTACATAAAGCGACAGAGCGTGGTGATTTAGGGGATATTTATTTTGGGAAAGCACATGCTATTCGTCGTAGAGCAGTGCCGACTTGGGGTGTCTTCTTAGACGAAGAACAACAAGGTGGCGGTCCTTTAATTGATATTGGGACACATGCACTCGATTTAACATTATGGATGATGGATAATTACGAACCAGAATCAGTAATGGGTTCAACTTTCCATAAGTTAGGTAAGAAAGAAAATGCAGCTAATGCATGGGGACCATGGGAACCTGAAAAGTTCAAAGTAGAGGACTCAGCTTTCGGTTTTATTAAGATGAAAAATGGTGCGACAATCATGCTTGAATCAAGTTGGGCGTTAAACTCTTTAGAAGTAAATGAAGCAAAATGTTCATTATCTGGTACTGAAGGTGGTGCCGATATGAAAGATGGGTTAAGAATCCACGGAGAAGACTTTGGTTCTTTATATACAACGCAAGTAGAACTTGAAAATAAAGGCGTTGACTTTTATGAAGGTGAAAAAGTAGATGAAGCTGAAGTAGAGGCACGTAGTTGGATTGACAGTATTCTTAATGATACAGATCCTGTCGTGAAACCAGAACAAGCAATTGTAATTACACAAATATTAGAAGCACTTTATGAATCAGCTAAGACTGGTAAAGCAGTATATTTTGACTAA
- a CDS encoding ThuA domain-containing protein: MNITVWNEYRHEVESEEIKAVYPNGIHNVIAEFLGEEHEVKTATLDEAEHGLTDEVLAETDVLLWWGHKAHDEVKDEIVEKVKACVLDGMGLIVLHSGHFSKIFKSLMGTTCDLKWREADDRERLWVVDPTHPITDGLGQYIELEKEEMYGEHFDIPAPDETVFISWFEGGEVFRSGATFKRGNGKIFYFRPGHESYPTYYNEEIQQVIKNAVKWAKNDRTPKHQYGNAQPLEEISKK, translated from the coding sequence ATGAACATAACAGTATGGAATGAATATAGACACGAAGTAGAAAGTGAAGAAATAAAAGCAGTTTATCCTAATGGCATTCACAATGTTATTGCTGAATTCTTAGGCGAAGAACATGAGGTTAAAACAGCAACATTAGATGAAGCAGAACACGGATTAACGGATGAAGTATTAGCTGAGACTGATGTCTTGTTATGGTGGGGTCATAAAGCACATGATGAAGTGAAAGATGAAATCGTCGAAAAAGTAAAAGCATGTGTACTAGATGGTATGGGTCTTATCGTGTTACATTCTGGACATTTCTCTAAAATATTCAAAAGTTTGATGGGTACGACATGTGATTTAAAATGGCGCGAAGCAGATGATAGAGAGCGACTTTGGGTAGTTGATCCAACTCATCCAATTACGGATGGATTAGGGCAATATATTGAATTAGAAAAAGAAGAAATGTACGGCGAACACTTTGATATACCGGCACCAGATGAAACAGTATTTATCAGTTGGTTTGAAGGTGGAGAAGTGTTTAGAAGTGGTGCAACATTTAAGCGCGGAAACGGAAAGATTTTTTATTTTAGACCGGGACACGAAAGTTACCCTACTTATTATAATGAAGAAATTCAACAAGTTATTAAAAATGCTGTTAAGTGGGCGAAAAATGATCGCACACCAAAACATCAATATGGTAATGCACAACCTTTAGAAGAAATTAGTAAGAAATAA